In Phyllobacterium sp. T1293, the genomic window ATCATCTGGAAGAGACAAAAGGGCAGATTGAAACCCTCAAGAAAGTCTTCAAAACAATCAACGTAAAACCCGAGGGCGAAAAGTGCGACGCCACGGATGGTCTTTTGAAAGAGACCGACGGTCTGATGACAGAGGCGCAAGGCGTCGCGCTGGATGCTGGTGTCCTCGCAGCCTGCCAGGCTGTCGAGCATTACGAGATCGCCCGTTACGGCTCATTGCGTGAATGGGCCAAGGTTCTCGGGAATGAAAAGGCGCATGTTCTCCTGAGCGAGATACTGGATCAGGAGAAAGCAGCAAATAACAAGTTGACGAATCTCGCAGTGACTGCGGTCAACAAATAGTTTCAGGAATGAGAATCTCAACAGCGGCCGCTCGGGCCGCTGTTTTCATTTTGGTGCCTTTGGAAGAGGGTCATTCCTGCCCTGTTTTGATTTCGATGTTATCGAACTCAACGTCCACTTTTTCAGCGTAGCGTTTCCCGTTAATCTTGTCGTGTCGCATAAAAGTTGGGGGTTTGATCGATACGCTTAAAGTATATCGCCCATCACCCGGCACTTTGATATTTCGACCGTAATGATATAGCCCCGGATGCCAGACAAAAGGTATTTCATAAGGGCCAATCTTTTTTCCACCTTCGGGTGAAAGCGTCACTGAAATTCCCAGATAAGGTATGAATCGCCTGTCGCCCGCATCGCTGACGGAGATCTCTATATGACAGTTCTCATCAGTGGGTTCGGTCCAATGCAGTTTGCCCTGTTTATCAAGCATGTACATGCCTTCGGCTCGCTCTTGCGCATAGGCAACGATGTAGTCTCCGGCTCGCTTCTGACCTCCGCTATCTGCAACTTCCTTTGCCATATATTGAAGAGAACGATGATAAGCTTCACCCTCCTTCTTGGCCATTTGGATTTGTTTGGCGTCTGCTTCGTCGCTCGGACGTTCTGATGGTGTGGAATGATTCATGTGCTGCACTCCCATGTTCTCTTCAGAAACGGAGCGGCGAATTTATTGTTCCCTTCTGTTGGTTGATGGGTGCCTTTAGGTGTAACGCTCCAGCAGACGCATCAGCCCTGTTTCTGCAGCGCTCAAACCTTTGCGAAGAGGTGCGCGCAACAGGGACATCGTAAGCTCGTCGCGATTAAAAGCGGCTGTTATGAGCGGGTGGACATAACTCGACCGTGTGACTGCAGGTGTATTGCGCAGAAAAGTGCTCACATCCCGCATTGCCGATGCGATGGCCCGTTTTTTCGCCGCATCGGTCCCGGCATTGATCCCGGCTAAAAAGGCGAGCGCCCGTGCCGAACCATGAAATGTGCGGAAGTCCTTTGCACTCACTTTAGAGCCGGAAATTTCTCGCAGATAATCATTGAGTTCCGTTGCGCGCAATGCATGCCAACCCCGTGCGGTCTTGTATTGAAAGAGCCGCCCGCGCTGCGAAAAGGTCTGCAGGCTTTTGACGAGCCCTTTGTCCCGCACAACAATCTCGTTCTTTTTTCTGGATTTTCCTGCAAATACAAAATGCGCAACATTGTCTTCGATTTTTAGATCGCTCTTTCTAAGCGTTGCGATACCACGACCACCGTCCTTTGCATATTTCTCATGCCCGGCGCGGAAGGCCTTCCGGTCGATCAGCTTAATGGCGAGAGCGGTAATCGATTTCTTTGGGTCTTTGTGGGCAATGGCGCGTGATGTGCGTTTGCGAATATGCGGCAATGCTTTTCCGAATGCCAGAAGACGCATGGTCTTGATCGCGTCGCGCACATGGCTCCATTTGTGATGATAGATATATTGCCGTCGTCCAAGTTCATCCTGCCCGACAGCCTGAATATGACCATTTTCATCGTCACAGCAATGAACCGATATCCAGGCTGGCGGGATAACCAAGGCATCAAACCGCTTTTTGAGTGTTGCGTTGACTGCACGCCCATCGCTCTTGACGTAGTGGACCTCTTTGGAAGATGGCTGGCGGCGTATTCCAAAGGTGTCAGGATCGACGATTTTCAATCCCAATGCTTTTGCTGCTTCCCGATATTCTTGCTGCATGTGTACCTGAAACGGTAAGGATGATTGTTTGAGATATTGGCCCAGCAAAGTGCGCTGCACAGGCTGTGGCTGTTGCGTCCGGCGATTACCGGTTGGCTTTGGTTGTCTCAGGCTCACTCTCGTCGAACCATTCGGTTACGAATGTTAGGCTGATCAATCCTATGGGCTTGCTCTTTGAATCCCTGATGCTGATGGATGCGATGCCGCGACCGGCTTCGGGGATCTCGTCCCGGGCGATATCAAGAAGAATGCGTGAAGCCTGTTTGGTTACGTCTTCGCGCGATTTCATCTCCACTCCATCTTCATCGATGAACCGCCCGTCGCCGTTGTGAAGATCAAAATAATATCGGCTCATTGTTTTCCTCCTTTCGGAACAGAAGTCACGATTGCGAATTTAGTTCCCTGAAGCCCTTGGTCACGATGAAGATGCAGGATATTTGCGGAGCGCTATTTTGATCGAATCCTTACTTTTGAATTTGCAAAGCCACGATGCTGTAACGCAAGCAGAAAAGGATCTCTTGCGATCGCTTGTGAAGCGCGAAAAGCACTTCTCGGTGGATGAGGACCTCGTCTCGGAAGGAAGTCGCCCAATGTTCAGCACTTTGTTGCTGGACGGATTTGCCGCGCGCTATAAGATACTCGATGACGGCAGAAGACAGATTACGTCGCTGCACATTGCCGGTGACTTTGTCGATCTGCACGCCTTTCCATTGAAGATTATGGATCATGGAATTGTTGCATTGACGCCGTGTCACGTTGCTTTGGTTGAACACGATGA contains:
- a CDS encoding YciE/YciF ferroxidase family protein codes for the protein MKTLAELFEHTLKDVYYAENAIVKALPKVSKTVKNTELKKAVDHHLEETKGQIETLKKVFKTINVKPEGEKCDATDGLLKETDGLMTEAQGVALDAGVLAACQAVEHYEIARYGSLREWAKVLGNEKAHVLLSEILDQEKAANNKLTNLAVTAVNK
- a CDS encoding iron transporter gives rise to the protein MNHSTPSERPSDEADAKQIQMAKKEGEAYHRSLQYMAKEVADSGGQKRAGDYIVAYAQERAEGMYMLDKQGKLHWTEPTDENCHIEISVSDAGDRRFIPYLGISVTLSPEGGKKIGPYEIPFVWHPGLYHYGRNIKVPGDGRYTLSVSIKPPTFMRHDKINGKRYAEKVDVEFDNIEIKTGQE
- a CDS encoding DNA topoisomerase IB codes for the protein MQQEYREAAKALGLKIVDPDTFGIRRQPSSKEVHYVKSDGRAVNATLKKRFDALVIPPAWISVHCCDDENGHIQAVGQDELGRRQYIYHHKWSHVRDAIKTMRLLAFGKALPHIRKRTSRAIAHKDPKKSITALAIKLIDRKAFRAGHEKYAKDGGRGIATLRKSDLKIEDNVAHFVFAGKSRKKNEIVVRDKGLVKSLQTFSQRGRLFQYKTARGWHALRATELNDYLREISGSKVSAKDFRTFHGSARALAFLAGINAGTDAAKKRAIASAMRDVSTFLRNTPAVTRSSYVHPLITAAFNRDELTMSLLRAPLRKGLSAAETGLMRLLERYT
- a CDS encoding DUF6894 family protein, with the protein product MSRYYFDLHNGDGRFIDEDGVEMKSREDVTKQASRILLDIARDEIPEAGRGIASISIRDSKSKPIGLISLTFVTEWFDESEPETTKANR